TGCCGACATGGCATTTGGATTTTTTTCAATCAAGATCGCAATGTATTCTGTATTGGCGGCCTTGCTGCTGACGTTAACCTGAACCACGGCACCATTTTCTGCAATGTCCGGTGCGCCAATGATGACATCAGCACTGACAGCAGGGCTGCCCGCGCCCAACGCAGCAAACGCATCTTGCAGGCTCTTGGCTTCAAAAGCCTTGGCTTGCCATTCTGCAGCAAATACATCGGATGGTTTGAGCAGACCAGCGGCAAAGGCCAGGCCAAATACTGTGGATATGCGCAAAAAATCACGGCGTTGCTGGCCGTCATCGTTGATCTTGAATGCCTGCTTCATTACTGTCTCCTGAGTAAGCGTACTGCCGCTATAGTGCGAACTAAAAAAGTTTGATAAGCTTAACGCGAAATCGTTCCATCGATATGACAAAACTGAAAAAACCTTGCCGCTGCACGATGCTCACTGACGCATGACCCAGCCCAGCATGGTCTTGATGTCTGCATCCTTGATATGGCCTTGCGGTGGCATGGGGATATCGCCCCAGGCACCGCTGCCGCCCGTCTTGATTTTTTTGATCAGATTGGCTTCCGCATTGGCGTCACCCTTGTATTTTGCAGCGATCTGGGCAAAGCCGGGGCCCACTACTTTGTCCTTGACGCCATGGCAGGCCGTGCAGGCATATTGTTTGGCCAGTTTCAAACCTTCATCTGCGGCTGGCGCACTGACTTTGATGACGGCAGCCTTGCTCAGATCGATACCGCGCACGGCACCAATAGTACGGTTTTGCTCTACCGGGTTACCGTTCGCACTACGGGCAAAGGCTGGCAGTTCAGAAGTGATCTTGACTTCCTTCAGGCAGTCTTTCATGCAGGCAGTGTTCTTCACATCTGGCTTGCCGCTGGTTTGCCACAGACCATGTTTCTCTGTCATGCCATCACGGTTGGGCATGCGCTTTTGCACTTCGGCGATGTTCTCGTCCGACATGGTAAAGTCGTCAGCAACAACGCCTCCCAGGTTAAGAATATACGCGGTGACGGCATACACTTCATCGGTGGTCAGAGTCTTGGGTGCATTCCAGGGCATGGCGCGGTTGATGTAGTCCCACAAGGTAGAAACTGTGGCGACTTTCATCAGGGTGGTACGTTGCGGCTGGCTATTGCCCGTCAATGCAGCGACGCGGCCATTCTTGACATCGTCTTTTGTCGTGCCACCGACTATGGGTGTGAAAACCTGGTTCGATTCACCGAAGGTACCGTGACAGGAGGCACATTTGCCATCCCATACCTGCTGCCCCTGATCGACACTGCCGCGCCCTTTGGGCAAACCCCTGAAGTCGGGGCGCACATCAATGTCCCAGGCAGCGACTTCCTTAGGGGTCGCCGCACGGCCTATATTGCTATAGTCTGCAGCACTGGCGGCAAGACTGAAGCCAGCCAGCACAAGGACAGATAAAGACTTACGCAACTCAGGCCACTTGTACATTGCTGACCTCGCCGTCTTCATTGATTTTCCACGATTGAATAGCATTATTGTGATAAATCGATTTGGTGCCGCGCACTTCGCGCAACTGGTTGATCTTGGGTTGTACATAGCCGGTTTCATCTATCGCCCGTGATTGCAAGATCGCTGGCCCGCCATCCCAGTTCCAGTCCATGTTGAAGCGGGTCAGGCATTTGCCCAGTATTGGTCCCTCCAGCCTGGCGGTGCGCCAGCTACGGCCACCGTCAGCAGAGACATCGACACGCTTGACCTTGCCACGGCCTGACCAAGCCAGGCCGGTGATATTGTGAAAACCTTTTTCCAGCAGCATCTGCCCGCCAGAAGGTGTGGTGATGACGGACTTGCATTCTTGCACCGAGGTATATTGCCTGTGCAGGCCGCTGGGTTGCAGGTCTATATAATGTATCGCTTCATCCTTGGCGGCCCAGGGCTGGTCACCAACTTCGATACGGCGCAACCACTTGACCCAGGACACCCCCTGGACGCCGGGTACGACCAGGCGCAGCGGATAACCATTTTCTGGCCGCAGCATTTCACCGTTCATGGCATAGGCAACGATAACATCATCCATGGCACGGGCGATATCGATGGTGCGCGTCATGGCGGAACCATCGCCACCTTCGGCCAGGACAAATTTGGCTTTCTTGCGGTCTATACCACAATCATCGAGCAGGACAGACAAGGGCACACCTGTGTATTCACAACAGCTCAGCATGCCATGGGTGTATTGCACGGTCGGCACGGCGACATTACCCCATTCAGTCGCGCTGTTCGCACCGCATTCGATGAAGTGCATACGTGATACTGAAGGCAGGCGCATGAGGTCATCCATGGTATACACCTTGGCTTCGCGTACCAGGCCATTGATCATGAAGCGGTGTTGTGCAGGGTCGATATCTATCCAGCCCTGATGGTGGCGTTCAAAATGCAGGCCATTCGGTGTGATGATGCCAAAGAAGCCCTGTAAGGGTGCGAACGACACGGAAGCCTGTGGCACCCGTGTGAGACCAGGTGACTGGCGGCGCTGCAGATTACTTTCAAACTTGGATGGCTGGCCATAGCCCTGCATGACAACCGGGTTGCCGAGTGTCTTGGCCTGATCCTGCAAATTCAGTATCAGCGGGTCGCCATCATCTTCAGGCATGCTGCCAGGTCTGGCCATGGCTGCACCGCTTGCCAAGGCTGCCGTGGCGGCTGCAAAGCTCTTGCGCAAGAAGCCGCGACGCTCATCATTCAAGCCTTGCTCAGTAATGGCCTCGCGCAATGGTGCATCCAAAAAATTCTCGGGTGCACGGCGCAAAAGACCGGACTTTTTTATCTGGATAGACATGAGACTGAAACTTTCCAATGAGATACTGGGTTCATGCTGCGCCTGTATGCTGCCACCATCCGTACTATCAGTGACAGCATAGTTTATTCTCCAAGCACAGTTTTCACGATCTGTTTTTGATCAAGCTCAAATAATACTATTTGCGCATATAATTAAATAAGGAAGGATAAAAGGCAAATACTTTCTTTTGTGCAATGCACAAATGAAAAATCCCTGGGCTTGCAAAGCTGCTTTCGTGATAAATTCTTGCTCTCGCATAAGCATGCAAAATCAGCAAGATGAGCCAGAAAAAACTTTTACCCATATCGCCTGTAGCAATTCTTCTCTTTGTGCTGATATTGGCGGGCTGGACTTGCTCTGTCCTGTATTTCGGAAAATCTTTTTTTGCCTCGCAAAAATCCGTACTCCTGCCGCAGTTGGGTGCGGCAACCGGGGAGCTGTTCACCAGCCATGAATGGTGGCGTTTGCTGGTCTCGCAATTCCTGCATGTACATTTCCTGCACATGCTGTTCAATGCCTTGTCCATACTCATCATTGCCAGCAGCCTGGAAAGGGCAAGAGGCTGGCTGGCCCTGCTGGCGATTTACTTCATTGGCGGCCTCACCGGCCAAGCTGCCAGCGTCTGGCACTACCCTGCACTCGTCACCGACGGTGCCTCACAGGCGCTGATGGCCTTGTGTGCAGGCGCGTTGGTCTTGCAGCCACGCAGCAAAGTGACCTGGTTTGCCGGCCTGGTAGTCGCCATACAAGTAGCGCTGGATGTGCATGCGATAGCAGCTATCAAGGCCGGGCATTTGTATGGGTTTGTTGCGGGATTATTGGTCAGTCTGCTGATTGCACTGCGACAAAAAAATCAACTTGCAAAAGAGAATGCATCCTTATGATGAGACCGCATGTGCCTTTGCTGGCAAACCAAACCTACCCACCATAAATTCTATAAACGTAGAAAGCTTGGGCGTGGGCTGCCTGTCGCGAGGATAAAGCAAATGCATGGGGCGTGATGCAGGCAGGTAGTCTTCCATCAGTGGCACCAGTCTGCCTGCAGCAACTTCACTGGCGAGCAGCAGTTCAGATTGCATGACGATACCGAAACCCGCCACGGCAGCACTCTTCAAGGCCTGGCCATTATTCGAACGCAGGCGGCTGACGGGGATGTCCGTGACATCTTCGCTCAGACGCCAGCGCACATGCTTGTTCCAGTGTAAAAAATCCAGGCATTCATGCGCTGTCAGATCGGCAGGTTTAAGCGGTATGCCCTTGCGTTGCAGGTAAGCAGGCGCGGCACAGATCATCATGCGGTAAGGCCGCAACGGGCGGGCAATCAGAGTGGAGTCTTCCAGCCTGCCTATGCGTATGGCGGCATCATAGCCATCTTCGACCACATCCACCAGTCTGTCATTCATGTGCAGGTCGGCGCGCATCTCGGGATATTGCGCGAGATAATCAACCATGGCCGGGGCCAGCAATTCACTGCCAAAGGTCACGGGGGAGGTGATCTTCAGCACGCCACGGGCACCGCCACGCATCCTGGCGGCACCGGACTCTGCCTCACTGATCTGCGCCAGTATGGCCCGGCATTGCTCGGCATATTGCAAACCCAGCTCGGTCAGACTCTGGCGGCGCGTCGTGCGTGTCAACAGACGCGCAGCGAGCAGTTCTTCCAGAAACTGTATGTGTTTGCCGACCATGACAGGCGAGATTTCGCACTGCGCTGCGGCAGCCGTAAAACTGCCTGCATCGACAACGGCGACGAATACTTCCATGCTGCGCAATTTATCCATTGCTTACCTCAATTACTAACCATGAGTTTGCAATATATGCTTTTCCTAGATATTTATCCACATTAAAAATCGGAGGATACTTAATTCCTGAAACACAGCTCCAGAATTATGTAAATTCATGCAATCACCACGAAAGGAACAAACCATGAAACTCATCATCATCGGTGCCAACGGCACAGTAGGCAGCGCTATCAGCAATGAACTCGGTGCCCGTCATGAACTTATCCGCGTTGGCAAGAGCAGCGGTGACATACAGCTGGACATCAGCAGTAGCGAACAGATACAGGCACTGTTTGCCCACACTGGCAAGGTCGATGGCGTGGTGGTCGCGGCAGGCCATGTGCATTTTGCCCCATTGGGTGAAATCGAAGAACAGCACTATCATATCGGCCTCAACAGCAAGCTCATGGGCCAGGTGAATGTTGCGCGCATTGCCCAGGACTATCTGCATGATGGCGGCTCTATCACGCTGACCAGCGGTTTCGTCGGCGACATACAAATACGTGCTGGCGCGAGCGCTGCGATGGTCAATGGCGCCATCGAAGGTTTTGTGCGCGGTGCAGCAATAGAATTGCCACGCGGCTTGCGCATCAATGTTGTCAGCCCCGGCTTGCTGGAAGCCTCGGTCGCGGCACTGGGCAGCTTCTTCCCTGGCTTTGAAGCAGTATCCGCAAAACGTGTGGGGCTGGCCTACGCCAGGAGCGTGGAAGGGGCGCAAACCGGGCAGGTTTACGCTGTGCGCTAGGTAGGCAGGACTTATCAAAAAAATAGCGCAAAACAGCGATTACCAGTTAGCATGGCCCTGCAACGCCGCTGGCAGCAATGCGTGCCAGCGGCCATCATCCATGCGACCGGGAGTGCTACCTTGAATAATGAAAACTTTGATGCCCCCATCTTCATAGAAGATGGGCCTTATATAGACTTGCTGCCCGGCGTATATCCTTACCTGTATAACGAGCGCGGTCACTGCAGACAATTGCGCCAGGCTTTTGGCACCGAGATCAGCATCGCCAAAGATAATCCCGATCTTGAGCTGGGTACAAAATACAAGGGCATCAGCCACCAGCCCAAGACCATACCGAATGATGGTCACCCTTACCAGATTACCGAGTTCAATTTCAAGGTGGCAGAAGTCCATTACGAAGCAATCACCGCCACCAGGGAAAGCGTGCAGGCCTTTGGCATGACCCTACTGAAAAGCGGTGAATGCCTGCGCTTTGAATACGATGGCATGATCATGGCCCAATACACGTATGGGAAATGGGCAGGTCACCAGTCCCCCTACATAGGAGGCCGCCGGCGGCGCGAGTTGCTGACCCATAATCCCACTGACCTTGAGTTCCATGACTTTCCTCACATCTTCTTTTCGCAGGATGACTTACCCCTGGTCATCAGCGTGGCACGCTGGCGCCCCTATGTGCAGGAAATCTCGCTGGCAGACCTGTGGGTGGCACCAGGTGATGCCATCGTCCTGCCACCGAAGACCAGACCAGCGCCACCTAAAGGGCAACTGTCAGAAGAACAGGCCAGGCGCATCATCATAGACCTGCACGGCAACCGCAATTCTGCCCTCGCTTGCTGGGGTAGTGACAAAGCCGCACTGACGACAACGACTGTACTGGGTAATGCTCACACCATGGAAACCCGTGCGCCGAATTACCATGAAGAGCAGCATCCCAGCAAACACCCTTACCCTGGCAGCAGACTCGCTGGGTGATGACATCGGCCTCATCGTATCGAGCGGAATACGGTATGAAGGGCCGGGGTTTTAGCGCATCGCTTTCAAACCTATCCTTTTCCCAAACCCTTGATCTCCGGGTGCTACTTGCGCTAGCATCTGTATTGCGAAGGCTCAGACTGGGCTTCCTTCTACAACCTGAAACAGCCCGGTCGATTTCCTTCGCAACTTATTTCTTCACCTGATTTCATATCAGGGATACTTTGTTCATCAGCGGAAGGTGGCTCGGGCCCTCTTCCGTTTTTTGTTGGAAGCGTGCATGACTTTGCCATTTTCTGCGACACAGGCTTTACTGCTCAGAAGAAAACATCTGGTTTTTGTAGAAGCAGGCACAGACGCCAGCCTGCTGCCAGAATCCCATCTGCAAGCTTTTGAAATCAATCTGGCGAAACTGGGTTATGCCGTCTCCACCCGTCTGCGTCTGGCCTTGCAAAGCCAGAGTGCCAATGCACTGACGCAGATCCAAAAGCATGTATGGAAAGTTTTACTGGAAAAGGTCGGCGGTAACCAGCAGTTGATGCCGCAATTTCGTCGCTTCCCTGAAGATGTGCCCGTAGATACGCATGCACTGTGGCGTCAACGTGTGCTCAGCCACTTCCTGCAACTAGCTGATCAGCCCTGTCTGTTCTGTTCACAAACTGGCAGCACACATGTATTGGCGCCATGTGAGCATGTGGCATGCAGTCATTGCTATGATGGCAGCAATTATTCTGCCTGCCCCATCTGCGGCCAGCAAACAGAGTCGTCAGCATTCTTCAAGCCAGCCCTAGCACGCCAGCAGCCAAAAGAAAACATTATTTTCAAGCTGCTGGATCTGGGCCAGGATGTAGATGCCGCAGCAAAAGAACTCTTGCACAGCCTGTGCGAGCGCAAACAGGCCATGTCTCCAGTGGACAAGGACGACTTCACCGCCATCGTGCAAGAGTATGGGATGGCAGTCATACCATGGTTGCCGGAAGTAATACCTGTGCGTGAAAACATTGCCCTTTTATTTGGCAACTTGTTGAAGCAATGTGAGCCTGCCCTGGTCATGGATGCAGCAAAATCGTATATCAGCACTGCCACCGATGTGCTGCGCCTGATCGCAGCCTATTCGGGCGCTGACCCCGCCTTACAGGGCCAAACTGTTTACCGGCAACTCGCCATTGCAGAAATGCGTGGTGTCAAAAAATACCGGTTATGGTTTGAATCCAGCCACTGGCTAGCCTGGGCCAAACGCCACACCCATATGCAAGTCACCCGGCTGGTCAAACGCTTTAAAGTTGCCAAACTGAGCCGCCCACTACGCAAGTCGCTTCTAGGCTTCATGGAAAGCCTGCGTCCTGATTTGCTGACTGAAGACATGCTCAGGCACAGGTCGTATTGGGTATGGATGGGCGAATTCCTGCATCCGCATGAATACAAAAACCGCTACCCTCAGGTGGCAGCCGCCTTTACCATCATCCGCAAAAAATCTGCCGACGGCACGCCAGCGCCTGCCTTCCAGACTTTTTACGGTAAGCTCGAAGCCAGCCTGCGCCTGGGCGATGCAGGCACCATGGCTGGATTGCTGGCGCAAAGGCCGGGTGAACTTGCGCGCCGCCTGGATTTACTATTGCGAACTGCGGGTACCGATGAAACGGCACTTGCCCAGGTCAAGTCTGCTTTTCAGAAGGCACTGCCGCAATTTGCCACACCAGTGCTGCTCACTTTACTGGCTCACCTGCCAGTCAGGAGACAAGCTGTAAAAACCAGGATATATTGGCCCAAGGGCCAGGTTGCCAAAGCAGTGTTTGCACCTGAGACCAGAGCAAACCTGGACGCAAATACCATAGTAGAAATAGTCACCGCGCTGGAAGAACAACTCATGCAGCGCTTTGCTGCAAAACCCCACTATGATCAATTCATCATAGACCGGGCATTACAAGACATCATCGTACCTTTCAATGAGAGAACTGCCAGCAAATCAGCGATCAGCCTGCCGCGCGGCTCCAGCATTGCTGTCACGCCAGAAAAAACAGCACGCCTGTTTTTACACTGGTGCCAGCCTGAGAACAATGCCAGCCGTACTGACCTCGATTTGTCAGTCGGTTTTTATGACACTGACTGGCAGTATCAGGGAGTTTGCTCTTATTACCAATTGCAGTTGCAGAGCAAAAATGGCCAGCATATCGCCAGCAGTTCTGGCGATATCACCAGCGCCCCCTTCCCTGATGGCGCCAGTGAATTTGTCGATGTCGATCTTGAAGCAGCCCAACTGCAAGGCATACGCTATGCAGTGGTGGTCTTGAATAATTATTCAGGTATGGCTTTTGAAGACCTGGAACGTGCCTATGCTGGCATCATGTTCAGGGACGATGTTCAAGGGCATCATTTTGACCCGCGCACGGTCGAGCTCAGGTTCAATCTGCAAGGGGCCAATGGCATCTTCCTGCCCATGGTCATCGACCTGCAAGAGGCGCGCCTGCACTGGCTGGACATGTATTCCACAGGCATGTTCGCCATGAATAATGTCGCCAGTTCAAACAATGCCATCACCACCATTTGCCCCGAATTGATCGCCTACTTTGCCAGCGGCACGCGTCCATCCATGTATGAGCTATGCCTTCTGCATGCTGCCTCGCGTGGCCAGGAAGTGCTGTTGCGCGGCAAGGGCTTGCAGCGTTTTATACGTGCAGAGAACGAAACCAATGCGGCATTTCTGGCACGCTTGCGACGTGAATCTGGTCAGCAGTTACTCGCAGATGCATTGCACTTTGAGTGCAGCATTTTTGCAGCCCTGTATGAAGGTAACCTGCCCTTGCCCGAAGGCAGTGCAATCTTTGCCCTGAAACCTGCAGCCATCACAGGAAATCTGGCTGCCAGCGATCTGCTAAGTTGAGCTTGCGCTGACAGCTGACAAGGGCTCATTCATCATTGAGTCCCTTGCCATCCAATATCTGTGGAATCGCTTTTTCCACTCTTGATTCGCGGGTCTTGGATTGCTTGGCGGCTGAGAAATGCAGCAGGTATGCTCTTTGTCGTCCAGGTGTCAGGGCTTCAAACGCTTTTTTCAAAGCGGGCATGCTGTCAAGTTTGATCTGGAATTCTTCAGGCATATTAAATTCTGTCGTCTTTTTGAATTCCACCTTCAGCCCGGCTTTTTCTACTGCAATCGCATCCTTGATATAAGCTTTGATTGCAGTTTTTTTCTTGCTGATTTCATCAACGCTGGTGAACCGAAGTTGCCTCGCCGCCTGGGTATTCTCGGTCTGCTGTACCAGCAAACCCTTGCTGTCTTTTAGCAGCGCTCCCTTGAAAAACAGCAGGGCAGCATATTCCTTGAAGACATGAATGAGGACGATATTTGTATCCTCATGCGTATAGCAGGGGTTGCCCCACTTGAATTCTTCAGTCAACAGGCATTCCAGGACTATGCTGCGCAATTGCGCGATTTCTTCTTTCCAGGTCTCGGCTTTGCTGACGTAGGCATCAACTTTGGGGTTCATATTTTCTCGCAGATAAAATATGCAGCATGGCTCACATAAAATTATGGCTCACCACTTAGGCGTAATCCGCTCACCTGGCAAGACTTCATAAGGATGTGCCCAGCCCGGCAAGGCACGCAAGCGGTCCAGCCAGGCGACGATGTGCGGGTAGCGGTCTGTCAGCTTGTAGCCACTCTCTTCTTCAGGATAAAACAGGTAGGAACTCAGGGAAAAATCAGCGATGGTTGGTGCATCGCCGACCAGGTATTCTCGGCCTGCCAGATGTTTGTTGACAATAGTGAAGGCATTGTCGATGCGCCCCAACAGCCAGGCCTGGACAGCCGGATCGGGGGCAGCGGGACCAAAGGATTTATTGAAGCGGTAGCTGGCAAAATAGCTGGTGAATTTGTGGTTATCAAATAAAAGCCAGCGCAGCACTTCGAGCTTTTCATCTTCATTCTTGCCGCCAAAAGCGCCATGCTTATTAGACAGGTAGCTGAGGATTACGCCAGACTGTGTCAGCCTGCGTTCGCCGTCTTCAAGTATCGGCACCTCCCCCATTTCATTGGCTTGCTCGCGCCATTCATTGCTGCGGGTAACGCCCTGGAACATATCGACAAAGGCGTTCTCAAAAGGCTGGTTCAGTGCGCGCAGCAGGAAAGCGACCTTGAAGGAATTTCCTGACTGGCAGAGGCTATACAGTTTGTACATGATGCTTGTCCTCGGATGGGAAGGGAACAGGCATCTTACCAAGATTTAGCGAATGTGCATAATCGCAGCAATCATGCTCCCATCGCCTTCAAGAAAACTTCGGTTTGTGTATCTGCCGGATAAAACAATTCCACGCACAGTTCATGCAGGGTGATGTCGCGCGGGCTGCCAAAGGTGGTCAGGGTCGTGAAGAGCGAAAGTTCATGGCCATGCAGCTCCATGATGCAGGGTATCAGCAAAGAAGGTTCTGTCGCTTGCGTGACGGGTGTTTGCTGTTTGAGGGCGATGACATTGGGATAGGCATGCACTTCTTCCACCAAGGCGATGATGGCTTCATCGCGAGCACTCAACATCAGCCTTTGCAGGACTTGCAAAAGATAGCTACCCCATTCTGCAAAGTTTTTAGTGAAAGCCGCAAAGCCTTGCGGATGCAGACTGGCTCTGAAAATATTGATTTCCGGCCCCAGTAATTCTGGCGGCAA
This is a stretch of genomic DNA from Undibacterium sp. KW1. It encodes these proteins:
- the soxY gene encoding thiosulfate oxidation carrier protein SoxY encodes the protein MKQAFKINDDGQQRRDFLRISTVFGLAFAAGLLKPSDVFAAEWQAKAFEAKSLQDAFAALGAGSPAVSADVIIGAPDIAENGAVVQVNVSSKAANTEYIAILIEKNPNAMSAAFTIPEGTEPQVGTRVKVGETSNVHALVRADGKWLVASKEIKVTLGGCGG
- a CDS encoding c-type cytochrome, with the translated sequence MYKWPELRKSLSVLVLAGFSLAASAADYSNIGRAATPKEVAAWDIDVRPDFRGLPKGRGSVDQGQQVWDGKCASCHGTFGESNQVFTPIVGGTTKDDVKNGRVAALTGNSQPQRTTLMKVATVSTLWDYINRAMPWNAPKTLTTDEVYAVTAYILNLGGVVADDFTMSDENIAEVQKRMPNRDGMTEKHGLWQTSGKPDVKNTACMKDCLKEVKITSELPAFARSANGNPVEQNRTIGAVRGIDLSKAAVIKVSAPAADEGLKLAKQYACTACHGVKDKVVGPGFAQIAAKYKGDANAEANLIKKIKTGGSGAWGDIPMPPQGHIKDADIKTMLGWVMRQ
- the soxC gene encoding sulfite dehydrogenase; its protein translation is MSIQIKKSGLLRRAPENFLDAPLREAITEQGLNDERRGFLRKSFAAATAALASGAAMARPGSMPEDDGDPLILNLQDQAKTLGNPVVMQGYGQPSKFESNLQRRQSPGLTRVPQASVSFAPLQGFFGIITPNGLHFERHHQGWIDIDPAQHRFMINGLVREAKVYTMDDLMRLPSVSRMHFIECGANSATEWGNVAVPTVQYTHGMLSCCEYTGVPLSVLLDDCGIDRKKAKFVLAEGGDGSAMTRTIDIARAMDDVIVAYAMNGEMLRPENGYPLRLVVPGVQGVSWVKWLRRIEVGDQPWAAKDEAIHYIDLQPSGLHRQYTSVQECKSVITTPSGGQMLLEKGFHNITGLAWSGRGKVKRVDVSADGGRSWRTARLEGPILGKCLTRFNMDWNWDGGPAILQSRAIDETGYVQPKINQLREVRGTKSIYHNNAIQSWKINEDGEVSNVQVA
- a CDS encoding rhomboid family intramembrane serine protease, translating into MSQKKLLPISPVAILLFVLILAGWTCSVLYFGKSFFASQKSVLLPQLGAATGELFTSHEWWRLLVSQFLHVHFLHMLFNALSILIIASSLERARGWLALLAIYFIGGLTGQAASVWHYPALVTDGASQALMALCAGALVLQPRSKVTWFAGLVVAIQVALDVHAIAAIKAGHLYGFVAGLLVSLLIALRQKNQLAKENASL
- a CDS encoding LysR family transcriptional regulator, translated to MDKLRSMEVFVAVVDAGSFTAAAAQCEISPVMVGKHIQFLEELLAARLLTRTTRRQSLTELGLQYAEQCRAILAQISEAESGAARMRGGARGVLKITSPVTFGSELLAPAMVDYLAQYPEMRADLHMNDRLVDVVEDGYDAAIRIGRLEDSTLIARPLRPYRMMICAAPAYLQRKGIPLKPADLTAHECLDFLHWNKHVRWRLSEDVTDIPVSRLRSNNGQALKSAAVAGFGIVMQSELLLASEVAAGRLVPLMEDYLPASRPMHLLYPRDRQPTPKLSTFIEFMVGRFGLPAKAHAVSS
- a CDS encoding short chain dehydrogenase — translated: MKLIIIGANGTVGSAISNELGARHELIRVGKSSGDIQLDISSSEQIQALFAHTGKVDGVVVAAGHVHFAPLGEIEEQHYHIGLNSKLMGQVNVARIAQDYLHDGGSITLTSGFVGDIQIRAGASAAMVNGAIEGFVRGAAIELPRGLRINVVSPGLLEASVAALGSFFPGFEAVSAKRVGLAYARSVEGAQTGQVYAVR
- a CDS encoding MXAN_6230/SCO0854 family RING domain-containing protein is translated as MTLPFSATQALLLRRKHLVFVEAGTDASLLPESHLQAFEINLAKLGYAVSTRLRLALQSQSANALTQIQKHVWKVLLEKVGGNQQLMPQFRRFPEDVPVDTHALWRQRVLSHFLQLADQPCLFCSQTGSTHVLAPCEHVACSHCYDGSNYSACPICGQQTESSAFFKPALARQQPKENIIFKLLDLGQDVDAAAKELLHSLCERKQAMSPVDKDDFTAIVQEYGMAVIPWLPEVIPVRENIALLFGNLLKQCEPALVMDAAKSYISTATDVLRLIAAYSGADPALQGQTVYRQLAIAEMRGVKKYRLWFESSHWLAWAKRHTHMQVTRLVKRFKVAKLSRPLRKSLLGFMESLRPDLLTEDMLRHRSYWVWMGEFLHPHEYKNRYPQVAAAFTIIRKKSADGTPAPAFQTFYGKLEASLRLGDAGTMAGLLAQRPGELARRLDLLLRTAGTDETALAQVKSAFQKALPQFATPVLLTLLAHLPVRRQAVKTRIYWPKGQVAKAVFAPETRANLDANTIVEIVTALEEQLMQRFAAKPHYDQFIIDRALQDIIVPFNERTASKSAISLPRGSSIAVTPEKTARLFLHWCQPENNASRTDLDLSVGFYDTDWQYQGVCSYYQLQLQSKNGQHIASSSGDITSAPFPDGASEFVDVDLEAAQLQGIRYAVVVLNNYSGMAFEDLERAYAGIMFRDDVQGHHFDPRTVELRFNLQGANGIFLPMVIDLQEARLHWLDMYSTGMFAMNNVASSNNAITTICPELIAYFASGTRPSMYELCLLHAASRGQEVLLRGKGLQRFIRAENETNAAFLARLRRESGQQLLADALHFECSIFAALYEGNLPLPEGSAIFALKPAAITGNLAASDLLS
- a CDS encoding YdeI family protein gives rise to the protein MNPKVDAYVSKAETWKEEIAQLRSIVLECLLTEEFKWGNPCYTHEDTNIVLIHVFKEYAALLFFKGALLKDSKGLLVQQTENTQAARQLRFTSVDEISKKKTAIKAYIKDAIAVEKAGLKVEFKKTTEFNMPEEFQIKLDSMPALKKAFEALTPGRQRAYLLHFSAAKQSKTRESRVEKAIPQILDGKGLNDE
- a CDS encoding glutathione S-transferase family protein, which encodes MYKLYSLCQSGNSFKVAFLLRALNQPFENAFVDMFQGVTRSNEWREQANEMGEVPILEDGERRLTQSGVILSYLSNKHGAFGGKNEDEKLEVLRWLLFDNHKFTSYFASYRFNKSFGPAAPDPAVQAWLLGRIDNAFTIVNKHLAGREYLVGDAPTIADFSLSSYLFYPEEESGYKLTDRYPHIVAWLDRLRALPGWAHPYEVLPGERITPKW
- a CDS encoding helix-turn-helix domain-containing protein, producing MAHLTSTTAEQTEAPVGTLIREWRTQRKISQMELALDIDISPRHLSFVETGRSRPSAELLMSIASQLDVPLRARNTWLLAAGYAPRYSEQGLDTARMAQAKAAVQRLLDTHDPYPGVALDRHWNVVLHNSAAVKLMSLLPPELLGPEINIFRASLHPQGFAAFTKNFAEWGSYLLQVLQRLMLSARDEAIIALVEEVHAYPNVIALKQQTPVTQATEPSLLIPCIMELHGHELSLFTTLTTFGSPRDITLHELCVELFYPADTQTEVFLKAMGA